The genomic DNA TTTATGAAAGATACCGTATTCAAAATTATTTTTTACCCATTCTCCTTTTTTTAGTGTACGTTTACACCATTCGCAAATCGCGCTTCCTTTTGGAGCTATATATTCACCGTTAACTTTGATAGAAGTCATATAATTCCCCTCCTCATTTCTACTTTGAATCCAATGCTTTTTTAGAATTCAATTCGCACCAATATTTATAAGCTTCCCTATTTGATTCCCAGTATAAGTGTTCATAGTGATCGCGCTGGAATTCAGTTGCTGCTAATCGTCTTTTCAAGTCATCAATTACAGCATCCTTATTGATTTGTGGAGGTGGTAATAAATTCATAGGTGAATCACCTCTTCCTTGTAATTAGACCGCTAAACAACTTTCTGTGCGTTTCAGGCTGTAAATCCAGTAACCTTATAACCTTTTCAGCACTATCCAGATCCGGTGCATCGATAATATTGTTTCGCCACATCCATCGTTTACTGTCTCTTTTACTTTGATAAACCGCACCACTTTCGCCGTTAATCCACAACCGGTTATTACACCCTAAAATGTTTACACGAGTCCAGTAATTTTTCATCATGAAACACATGGAACCACATAAACTTTCACATACACATCGTATTTAGCTGCAAGTTGCTCCAGCTTTTTTTGTCTGTATTCTGTCATGGTAAAGAAATGAATGAGCGGTATTTTTCCGTTGTATTTGTTTTTGTAGTATAACGAAAATTCCCTATACCTGCTCATCTTTTCAGCGTTCACATGCATCATTTGCGTACGATCTATTTCAACAGCATTTAAAATTCCTTCTTCATCTCGCAATTTTACGTCTGGAATAATTGTCTTCTTTTTATCATCTACTTTATAACGTATAGGTGTTTCTATCTGCCAGTCGTCGGGACAAAACAGATAGAGCCACGCTTCATTACGCATAAGGCTGTGAGCTAATCGGCTATTTGGTACAATCTTCTCTGTATCGTCGAACAGTTCACGGCCCTTTTTATTTAAATAATACACGTACTCTTTTTGGTACACTGTATTATTTACATAAGGACTGAGGTCTTTTAAAATACGATTTGCGTTACGAATCCCTCCCATATCGTGCACCGCCATTAGATGCCTACGTGTTGCGAATTTCAGCTTTCTAATCGAGGTCAGAATCGTCATCTGACGGTTTATTTTGATATGTGTCTGGATGTTCATCTTTTTTCACCTCGTATTGTTTAAGATGTTCCCACATCATTTCATCGCTAATAAACGGTACCTGCAGCTCAGTTAGTCGATCAGTTTTATAAATAGCTCTACCAGGTAAGGACGGCAATGTTTCTAGCCCCGATTCATCAAGAACAACCTCAGATGCCTTATATGTTGGTAACCGAAATCCTAACTTCGCGTCAGACATTTGCTTTACTACTGATGGGATTGAAGTAACCGTAGGATACTGGGTAGCCAGAATCAAACGAAATCCTAAACCTCCTGATACAGTTGCGATATAACTAAGCATATACTGACACTCTTCTCGGATTTTATTAACATGACGTGGTAATCCTTTGGCCGGAGCAAGCACGGCACCTTCGTCAACAATAACAAAATACCGACCTTTTTCTTTTGTTTCAACAATATTTTTGTAACCATTTTCCTTCATGAATTTTCCACGCTCTTCGATTTTTTTCATTATTTGTTTTAGTACATGATGTGCTTTCTCTACAGAGTCAGCCACTTCCACCACCTGTTTTAAGCCGCTAAACTCGCTAAATTCTAATCCCTTTTCTTTTAAATCAATTAAATATACGTGAGCATTTTCAGGGTTCGCCTCAATCAAAGTAGTAAGTAGCACTTTCATAAATACTGTTTTCCCCATTCGTGTAAGACCACCTAGTACCATATGAGGAGTTTTATCAAAGTCATGATAAATTAACTTCTCGATGCTTTGCCCCATCGGTACTTGCCATTCACCTTTTTTTACTAGCCCTTCATTCCAACACCACTTTTTTGGGATACGTTTACTGAATACCCGAATCATTATCTTGTAGTTATCGTATTTGATACGTACAGGCTTATTTAATCCTTCACTTACAACATCCTCAACCTTTTGTATTAATTTAGATGGCATCCCTAACGGAAGTTTATATACATAAGTCGTACTACGATCATCTTCTTTTCTTTCGAGAAAAACCGGATAATGTAATTTTTCACCCTTCCTAATTGCAATCCCACTTACTTCAAAGAATACTTGTATCTTCTTTCTATCATCCTCTTTTCCTTTTAAACTATCATTTAGCAAAGCGTACCCGAGCGAAACTGCAGGTATTAATAACAATTCAAGCATAGGGGTTCACTCCTTATATATCCTTAAAGGATATAGTTGCTCTTTACTGGAAGATTTACATACAAGTTATTTTTCTTATATAACAAAGTGTCCCATGATTCCAGGTTCCATTCCTTCAAAGAAACACCATTAGCACATAACGTAGAAGATACAAAAACGAGCCGGTAAGAGTTGTATACATCGTCATACGTGGAAGCCAATGTGGAACATGCATCCCCATTTTCTCAGCTACCTTCATCGCCACTACAGACAATCCTGTCGCTGTCCAAATTACTACAACTTCCCCAGCAAGTGTCATATCGAATCCCTCTTTCTCTTTAGTTGTAATCCTTTTGACGTGAGAATCGGTTGATACTGATTAACCATTTCATCCCATTCAAGAATTTCTTCCTCTTCCCCGTATAGATTCTCCATAATATCGTTAGATAAGCTGTAATAACCTCGGTATTCTTTATTGTTAAACACCTCATGTCTTTCCATATGCTTTACGATAGAATTAGCCTCTCCTTTTCCTCTGGACTCCTTATACATGTTTCTTAGCTCTTTTGATGAATACAAATACGGAGTGTCATTTAAGTAATCATATTGCCATCTCATTATTCATCCCTCCACTGTTTACAATCATCTAAATACGCATCAATCCTTTTCTGAATCCCTAATCCCTATCTCGTTATACGGTCCATAAGGTTCCTCTTCCCCTAACAAATCAACGATATCGATGTAATTTAAATTTTGTAGCATATCGTGTTTTGCAATGTGATCGTACACACAACGCACTTCATTTTCGTCGTCCGCTTCTGTGTACATGTTAAACAAGGTTTGTGACGGATACAGCTGCATACGAGGTAAATACTTATATCCAGGTCTCATTATTCCTCACCTTTCCCCTCTTGATGTCCTTAGTTCCACTTGGTATTCCTCGTGGTCTTAATATAGGTATATGACCTAGAGAACTATTTTTGCACGTCCACACCAATTTTTTTCTTTTTAGCCTGTACTATTTATAAAGGAGTTTATTTCTGTATATAGAAAGTAAATTCTTGAGGTGAGTGTATATGAAGTTTAAATGTAGACTTAAAGTAATCTTTGCAGAACTTGATATTAAACAGAGTGATTTTGCAAAACGTATTGGAGTTGACGACTCTACTCTTAGTGCAATTGTTCGTAATCGTACTAAACCTCGTTTTGATACGGCCTATCTAATCTGCAAAGAACTCGGTAAACCAATTGAGGATATCTGGACCATCGAGGAATAATTCCTCCCCCTCCAGCCTTAATAAGTTTTTATTTTTATTTTACACTTGACTTGTGCTTTCGACAGACAATCATGGGATGAGGGTATAGGACAACGGCTAGGGCAGAGAATGGCTACCTTACAACGCTTCAAAAATAAAAAGCGTCGTAAAAGTAGACGTTCTGTCAATCATGGTCTATCGGGTTAAGGAATCCGTATAGTAACACCCTGTTTAAACGCTGTAATTTCTTACACAGCTGACTTTTTACAGATAAAGCTTGTCCTATCTGCAGAAAGAATCAGGAAAGGAAATGCACTACTGGCGTATCCTTCATTACTCGTAACCTATAATTCTTTCATTATCAGCTGCTACCCGTGCCGTAGCACGCCAAGCAACCGCCGTACCGTTAATGGCCGTACTCGCCTAGACTCCTAACAACGTAAACAAGGAAACGCTATTCGTTAGGACGCTTAACTTTCTGACGTTGGCTTAGCTAACCTGTTCAAGTTTAACGAGTGTTAGGTCATTCCTCGTGTGGATTCTCCTCTTAGTTACCTAAAAAAGACAATAGAAAACTAGACCTCGTGTATATCTGTTTTTTCGAATAAGGATATACACGAGGCTGGAGGTTGTCCAATATTTAGTTAACGAAAGAGTTTATAGCACATGAGCTATAAGCATATTGATAAGGAATAAAACCGAAGCTACAGTATAAAAACCATAAAACCAAGTACCATCAGATTTTGTTTCTAAACCGAAGTAATCGCTTATTTTTTGCATCTATACTGTTCCACCCTTCATATTCATATAAAAGTATGACTTTAGGAGTAAAACTTTATTAGTATTAATATATTACTCCAGAAGTCATACGTCAATAGTCTACCGAAAAAAGTTTTACTTTGATATGTAAATTGTGTAAAATGAAAAGTAATAAATGATCGGAATGAACGGAGGTATTACCATGAGTTCTATGGTATTCACTTTAGGAGAAACGATGGAGGAAATTGGGATTACCAAAAACAAGTTAGCAGTGGAATCAAAAGTTCGCCCAGCCACTATTAGTAATCTAGTTAATGGTGAGGTTGGTCTTGTACGTTTCGATACACTAAAATCAATCCTGGACGCTTTAAACCAATTAGCTGAAGAAAACGGTGTCGATAAAACATACCGTATTGAAGACGTTGTACAGTACATAAAATAAATGTACTGTTTTTGTTTATAGAAATATTTCTTAATACTCTGATATACTTATTTAAAAATGGTAAAGGAGGAGAAATATGGAGACTAAAATAATTGCAGATGGTAATACGTTTATCATTGAAGTAGATCATAAAAAGAGTGCTGTAAAAGAAAAAGTCGGCCGTAAAACGTCATTTATTTTCGGAATTTTCGGTATCATATTTTCTGTTATTTTAGGTATTACAATAGTTGGGTTACTATTTGCAATTCCACTCTTCCTTTTTTCATTAGGCTTTATATATGCATCATTTGAAAAACAAGAGGTACAGTGTCCTAATTGTAATCACAAGCGTAGGATTTCAAAAGGATCAGGATACTTTGACTGCGGGAGTTGTAAGAAACGTACTTTAGTAGAATGGAAGAAATAAAAAAAGAACCGGTTTTATTTCCGGTTCTTTTTTCGTGTTAAAACAGTTTTTCTATCCAGTCTATGATATCTTTCCAAAAAGAAAAGAGTAAAATGAATCCTACTACTAATGAAACTAAAAACGAAATCAGAATAGGATGTCTTTCAACGAATGTCTTATTTTTATTTGGGGGCGGAGCATTATATTGATGGCCAATATTAGAGTTTTTAATTTTATTCTTATCTCCAATTTTTATACTCATTTTCCCCTCCCAAACCAATTACCTATTCCAGACCTACTTAGTTTATTCTTATCACCCAATTTTATAGACTCGTCAAAAATGATCTGCTCAATGTTAAGAATAACCTGTTCCTTTTTAGTTGTATCTTCATCTACTTGAGACTTTATATCCATCTCATCCAAGTTTTCGTATTGTTTCTCTAATTCCATAATAATATCAACTAATTTCGATTTGACCTTCGATACTATTCCACTAAGTAGATTAGAAGCACATTTTATTGTCATTCCAATTATTTGAAGATTATAATTGGATATACCATGGCATATACTAGTCGGTACAACTATACCGTAATTTTCTTTACTTTTACCATTTAGAATTTCTTCAAGAGTCTTAATGCTGTCTTTCACATTAACAGTAATCATGTTTTCTATCATCTCTTTATCCAACACAGCTTCTATAGGTACCTGAGCATTTGTATATTTCGCAGAACCGTTAACTAAATATGTACCCACCGGAGAACCTTTTAATACCCTATACGTAGGTAATTCCTCACCGGAGTCATAACCGTGTAGCTCTCCTTGAATCCAACTCATAATTAAATCATTATCTAGATCTGATAATATAACCTTCAACCTTAACAAAATGTTTTCAAGACTCGCTTGTCCACTTACTACATCTTTTAGCAATTGACTTCTTGCCATATTAACACTCCTTTTCTAATAAATTACTTTTCAGTCTACTAGATTCAATGATTATATGCAATTTTTTTGATATACAAAATAAAAGCCGACTTATTAGAGCCGTTTTTTTATCTTTATAAAGTTGCTTGGCTTGTACTATTTAAACACTTTATCTTATCTTCAAATTCATCAATTTTTTCTATTAGCTCTTTTAATGAAGCTAGTCTAAGCGTCATTTTATGATCATTAATCTCATCAATTAACTTACACTTAAGTATTAGTAAATTAGGAAGTTCTTTTAGTAATTCACTATTCCCACTAACTAATGTGATTCTCTGTTTTATTAACCATATAATGTCTCTGATTTCTAATGCTGATAATTTCATTATACTTTTATATAATTCATCCACATTACAATACGCAAAAAAAGGAACTGATGCATAGCTTTCTTTGACCCTTATATAAAATCTATAAGGCTCAATTTGCATTAGTTTAACTAGTTCTTTTACATTCTCTTGTTCTTTTTCTATTTTCAATTCATTATTTATTTTAATTATCTTATCTCTAAACTCCTCAAGATTTTCATCCTTTTCACCTTCTTCTATATAAATAAACTTTTCAATATTTTCAATGTAGTCCCCCTTGTATTCTTTTTTTTCCAATCCGTTCAACAATTCACTTTTTATATCAAAAATATCTTTGGTAATTATATTTTTGCTAGAGAAAAACCTGAACATTAAATACGCTTGGAAATAAAAAATAAAATGGAAATCCCCATTTATTAGTCTATTATATATAGTATTTGTAATTTCCAAAAATTTTTCATCATCAGTGAAATACCAATATCCTCCTTTAATAAACGTTTCGTGTGGATCTATTTGTTTTGCTCCATTTAGAACTGACTGGAAGTCATCCATTTCCTCTTTAAATAATTCTTTGTTAAATATTCCTTTTCTTATTAGTACCTCAGCGAATTTAAAAAATGTCCTTTCAGGCCCCCTAACTTTACCTTTGTAATACCTTCTGTAAAATCCCTCAAGAAATTCCTTCCCCTTTCCACCAAAAAATCCTCTATTCATTTCAAAATCCTCGTATGAAATGATTTCCTCTAGTATTTCGTTACCTGGCATATTATTTTTTATTGCGAATGAAGCTGCCATTACAAATTTTAAAACTGATTGAAGCATTACATTTGATTCATAACCACATTCTTCAAAACGTTTATAAATTAAGTCGAAATCTTCTAACCCTTGCTTCAAGACTCTAATATTTTTTGTTTCACTTTCTTTAAAGATTGTTTCAATAATATCTATATTATGATCTAAAAAACTATGTAATTTTAGTACCTTTGTTTTATTAATTATATCTTGGATTAGAGGTCCTTCATCTAATTGGATTGTTAACGTTTTTCCAATAAGCTTTTCCTTAATTCTTTTATATTCATTTTGTTTATGGAATAAATCATTTAATTTATTTGCGATTAAATCATTTTCTGATATTTCCTCTCCTTGTATTTCTTGAGGAGTTCTTTTACGTTCTTCTGCTTTTTTCAAATAAAAAAACGTAGTCAACATCTTAAGTTCACGATTTTGATCATTTAATTTATCGGCTATTTCTTCTTCATTTCCAATAATTATAACCTTCGTTCCATCATGTTCTACAAAGTTATTTATATATCCTAATACCTCGTCAACTCGCATATTCACTCGTTCTAAATCATCAAAACATAGAACAGTATCATTATAATTTAATAGATCCTCAAAATTCATATTAGTAAGCTGATCACTTACACCTGTAGGATCTAATTTTTTTATCACACCAAAAGCAACTTTTCCTATCTCAGAAATTCTTCCTCCTACTTTGCTATTCGAAATCTTTTCAACAAATTCCCACTTACCCAATACAATTTTTTTATCAATTTCTTCTATACTACTAATACCATATAAGGATACATAAATTACCCTCTTCCCCACATCTTCGATTTCCTTTTTTAATATATTCTTCCAAAAATAAGTTTTCCCACTTCCCCATTTCCCATTTAACAAAACAGCTGAAGTTGTATTATCCCTTTTAATATAATCTAATATACTTTCAACAATAGGCTTCGTAGATTCATCTAGTAATGTCGACATTGAGCACTCCTCCTAAATTACAACTAAATGTGTTTTCCTTTCACTTTACCATTATATCAATAAATTTAGAGATAAACTTATACTTGTTTATTCTTGCAGCAATATACCTTGTACAAAAGTAATACATTTAATTTAAATTTAAGTTTAATAAATTATTATGTTAACTAAATAAAAAAAGGTGGTCTACTCTTAATTAAGTAGACCACCTTTTCACTTCACATACACATAGGCTTCACTTGCTGTTACATAGTATGTTTTTCCTTTGCTATTGTGTACTTTATATTGCGTTGAACCATCTACATTTACTTTCGCATCAATTGTAAATCCTAATCCTGCATCTACAGAACCAGCCACATCTTTATCCTGCCAAGATGGAGCGTCATAGAAACGTAGATTGTTAACTTTTGAAACAACGCGCTTTCCAACAATAGAAGAATCTACTGTGCTTTTCTTATTAAACTTCACATAAGATGGATCGTTCTTAATCCACTGATCTCCACCAAGATTTAACCAACCATCCTTTTCCGCCCACACAATATAAGACTCTGGTTTGTTTAGTTGACAAATTTTAGAATAGCTTTTATCTGGTCCTTTACGTAAGTTAACGTTGTAACCTTCAATATAGGCGATACCGTCTGTTACTAATGTGGGTATTTCTGCTGGTTTAGATGGCTTTTCAGGGACAGAAACATCCACGCTAGAATTATTGTATGCTCGTTGTACGTCTGCTCTAAATTGAGCTTCTGAAACGCCGTGAGACTTTAAGTAATCAATTGGATCTTCATGATCTGTACCACCAAGGTAATGAGTTACATCACTATGTGTCCACAATCCTTTTTCTACAGATAACCCACGGTCACGTAAGATTTTAGCTAGTAACTTAACATATTTGTCATAGCTGCGTTTGAATTTTGTATAGTCCGCTGTTTCGCATAACTCTACATGTACAAATCGTTTATTAGCACCAGGACCGCCACCATAAGCAATGTATTTTGTATCAGCAATTTGGATTGTTTCGTCCCAATCGACTGCATAGTGAACAAATGCATTTCTCCATGTACGAGACTCATATTTTTGAATATTAATAGCTGGAGCTTCTGGAGTTGCTGTAGAATGTGCTACAACGCCCTCATAGGCACCTACACCATAACGGTATGGTTGTTTCGGTAAATCTGGAATAATAAGTGTTCGATCAGCAAAAGCACTTGTAGCAAAAGAAACAGCAAGTACTAGAATCATAAGTAACGAGGTAATGTGTTTCATTGTCTTTTTCATTTAGCATCAACATCCTTTTTCATAATTTTTGTATGGTCAAATAATCCACTTGCTGATAGTCCAATGATGATTCCCTGGAATACATTTGTTTTGATATCTCCGCCCATAAATAAAACGCCTAGCATAATGCCAAGCGTTAAATTTAGTAACGGAACATGTTTTGTTTGTAATCCAATTGTTTTTCCAATCTGTGAAAGACCTACTACAATTCCAATCATTACAGTAATTTCAAACATTACATACCACCTCCTTTCAAAAAGAAAGTGAGAGCTGCTCCAACAATTCCACCGACAATAAGTCGTAAAATCCAGGTAGTATTGGCGCTGATTTTATCTAACTGCTTGTTGATATTATCAATATCTTTCTCGTTACCTGTTGTTCGTATTTCTAACCCTTTAATCTCTAAACGAATGTCCTCGATCTCTTGCTTAATTTCTTGAACATCGTTTCTTACATCTTGTAACCCTTCCATTTTGACCACCCCTTTTTAGACAATAAAAAAAGACCAGCTTATGGCTGCTCTGGTTTCTCATCTATTAATTTTTGTACTAATTCTTTTAATGTGGACACATCGCTGGTTAATGTTGCAACCTGCTTTTTTAGTTGTTTATTCTCACCTGTAACAGTAGTTAACTCTTCATTAAATTCATGATACTGCTGTTGGAAGGCTGCAATAAGAATAGAAACTGTATTATATAAATTAATGGCCCGTTTCTCTTTATCTGTAAATATAGCATCTGTATCGTCTGCAATCATGCCAAAATATGTTTCAATTTCTTTTGTTGTATATGGTTCTGTTTGTTCTTCCGGCTTGTTCACACGCATTTGATACAGATCATACATATCATCTTTAAAGTTGTATTGTTTAATAGCCAAATTCATGATTTTTTCAAGAGCTGAGAAAGGGATATCTTTTATATTTTCTTTCATATTTCTAGCTGACGTAGGGTTAAATGCTTTCGCCCACATTTGACCAGTAGCACTAATATTCTCTTGCGCTCGTAATGTTCTTAATTCTATATCTTTCCATCCCTGACCCATCATATCTTTAATCTGCAAGCCATTGTTATAACCTTGTACAAAACTTGACCTTATCATTGCATTACCCATGATTAAATCATGATCGGTGGCGCCGTTTACGAAATGTATTTTATAGTCACTGCCTTTTCTTTTGAAAGTAAACTGCCCCGCGTTATTTGTAAAAATATGCGGCTCAGTTGTAGTTACAGAGAAGTAACCATATCCTGGAGCCCATCCTTCAGATTCAAAAATAATATTATTCAAGTTTTGAAAACGAAATTGTCCATCTGAATATACGCTCAGATGTCCACCGTCATTATGCATTTGAATATAGTTTGACCAAATATTAGTTCCTTCTGCATTTTCTCCTTTAGAAATCCCAAATTTTGCATATGCTTTAGAAGGTTGATCGACTCCATTAATTCGCGGCATGACTTGATAAATATAAAACGATCCTGTACCCCTGTATTTAATATTGTCAGAACCAAGGACGAGTGAAGGTTGAATACTTCCATCATTTGTTTCCATAAATCCTATATAGCCACGTGGCTTATCTGCATCGAAAATCTTCATGTTTTGCTTATTTATTTCAACAAATCTGTTTCCACTCGTTTTAAGTGTTACTCCTTCTAAAACTTTCCCTTTGATATGCTCAGCTGTTACATATCCTATAAGATTAATTCTGGACCCCTGAATTAGAATTTCCTCAGCTGATTGATTAATCTGGGATATAACATCGCCTTTTTTAACCCTAGAATTAATATTTTGATTTGTTAAACTAAAAGCCGCTTCCATTTCCAAAACATAAGCAAATTTTTTGTCAGCATCCGTCTTTGAGTACACTTCAGTCGCTTTAGCACGAAAACCTATTTCTTCGGTATTTTGATCGATAGATGTTTGCATTTTTTTTGTTACTGTATCAAAATCACTTTTGGCAATCTTATCTGCCACTAAATCCACCAGTTCTTTATAGTTGGTAATGTCTTTTGGGTTTGGCATGTATACAGATGGTTCTTTTCCTTGCTGTAGCTGTGGTTGAGATACCCACATTGTACCATTACGTCGTACCCATATATCTCCTTGCAAACGAGTTACAGGAACGTCAGGAGCTTTAATGGTTACACTAACTAGTATCCAGGAGCCATTAACTAATAACTCTTTTATTTCAGTTTGCTCATAACCTAATGCGGTTGAACCATTAAAGAATTGAAGCTTAACGCACGCTCCTTGGTCTAATAAGTTTTTATCTACTACATAAACCCATGCAGACAATACGTAGTCACCGCTATTTTGTGAGGCTCCAATACTTTGAGCAATACCAGTCCAGCTATTTGCTGCAACCCCCACATTTGCAATTCTGACCGAGTTATAACCGTCATGACGTCTGTCTGTTACTGGTGTTACTGTAGCACCTGATACAACTCCTGCTACTGTCCATTTATCGGTACTAGCAACTTCATTTGTTATATTGCCATTAGCATCAACTGTTTTTTTCTTAAACTCTGTATTGAAGAATTGATTTATACTACCAAGTGCCCCTACATAAGCTTTCATTTGCTTTTCCGAAATCTTTGAACTTAATGAGTCTTTTGTTTGCGTAATTTCATTCTTGTTTTCTTGAATGAGCTTTCCTTGATTTGTTTGTGTTTCTGTTAGCGTTTTAATATTAAGAGAATTCGAATTTGTGGTCTGCTTCACTTCATTTAGAGTTGTTTGCATGGTTCCTTGATCTTGTTGTACTTTCGAGATTGTTTTTGAGTTCGTATTTACTGTTTGTTGAATTTCATTAGTTGTTTGGGTAAAATCTGCTTTAGAAGTAACTTCATCGTTAGAAAGTTGCCATGTAGTTCGTATGTTACCTTCTTCAAATTTTGCATGGTGTGAGTTTAAATTCCCATCAATATTGCGCCCAGAGTAATAGAATTTAACTTGAGTTACATCTTTATCTTTTGTTCTAAATGTAACTGATAGTGGTTCGTCTTTATAATCTACATTAATCTTTAATTGCGATTCAGCACGTACAGATTGCCATTCTTGCTCTCCATCTGCATACGTTATCGCTGTTTCTACGCCAAACCAAGCATTTGTATTGAATTTTGTTATTTTACCAGTAAACAAAAATGAGATAGTAAAAATTTTATTTCTATAGTTGACCTTATCCGATAAAGTCATTTGTTTATTGTCTGACCAGGTTCCAGTCATGTTCTGTTTATTTAACCCTGTTTCTGAACCGCTAGCTAAATTGATTGAACCTACAGAAATATTATTTACAGTAGTTTTTAATTCTGTAATGGTGTTAGTGTTAGATTCGGCTGTCTGTTTAGCAGTATTAGCAGTTTGAGTTACTAGTTTAAGATTATCGGTTAGAGTTGTTATCTCCGTTTTCTCTGCTTTATTTTTAATTTCTTCAGCTGTGCGTTCAGCAGTCGTTTTTGTTTCATTTAATACTTTTATATCACCTTTACGGTTTGTTTCGTACACTTGCTTTCCAATAAGGTTTTCGTTTACCCAATCTTTTGTATAAACACCCTCTTTGTTGGCCTTTCCTTCAAGTTGCTGATTTAACCAAGTCTTATCAGGTATATCTTCAATTGTTTCTTTTAAAGTATCAATTTCTGTTTGTGCATTCTTTATATCTTTTTGTAATGGTCCCGTATCCGGAACAACCGATTCCCAAGCTGTACCTGTCCATATTTTTAAAATACCAGGCTTTCCATTACTAATATCACGCCATAGCGTTTTGTTTGGCTTAAGATCAGTAGTTGGTGGTTCTTTACTTTCTATAATGTTAACCATATTATTTTCAATTTTTTTTTTTAGTTGCTCTGATATATCTTTAGCCTCTTGTGATTCCTT from Bacillus cereus G9842 includes the following:
- a CDS encoding phage tail spike protein produces the protein MRTPSGLLHVVDFRTDQILSAIQPKDYWEDKRHWEIKNNIDMLEFKIFDGTPHAITLQQQNLVLKEVRDGRIVPYVINNEVEKDSKDRSLTVHSSGAWVQIAKDGIIKPQRIESETVNTFIDIALADSKWQRGITDYSSFHTMTIDEFIDPLTFLKKIAALFELEIQYRVEVSGSQITGWYVDMINKRGRETGKEVTLGKDLVGVRRIEHSRDICTALVGFVRGEGDEIITVESINNGLVYITDSDAFQRWNAHGKHKFGFYTPETEDQNMTPKRLMTLMKTELKKRVNTSVSYEVEAQSIGRIFGLAHELINEGDTIRIKDTGFTPKLYLEARAIAGDESYTDPSQDKYVFGDYREIIDSNEELRKLYNKMRAWLEGKANKELLEQLEKLAEEAKKESGKAVKESQEAKDISEQLKKKIENNMVNIIESKEPPTTDLKPNKTLWRDISNGKPGILKIWTGTAWESVVPDTGPLQKDIKNAQTEIDTLKETIEDIPDKTWLNQQLEGKANKEGVYTKDWVNENLIGKQVYETNRKGDIKVLNETKTTAERTAEEIKNKAEKTEITTLTDNLKLVTQTANTAKQTAESNTNTITELKTTVNNISVGSINLASGSETGLNKQNMTGTWSDNKQMTLSDKVNYRNKIFTISFLFTGKITKFNTNAWFGVETAITYADGEQEWQSVRAESQLKINVDYKDEPLSVTFRTKDKDVTQVKFYYSGRNIDGNLNSHHAKFEEGNIRTTWQLSNDEVTSKADFTQTTNEIQQTVNTNSKTISKVQQDQGTMQTTLNEVKQTTNSNSLNIKTLTETQTNQGKLIQENKNEITQTKDSLSSKISEKQMKAYVGALGSINQFFNTEFKKKTVDANGNITNEVASTDKWTVAGVVSGATVTPVTDRRHDGYNSVRIANVGVAANSWTGIAQSIGASQNSGDYVLSAWVYVVDKNLLDQGACVKLQFFNGSTALGYEQTEIKELLVNGSWILVSVTIKAPDVPVTRLQGDIWVRRNGTMWVSQPQLQQGKEPSVYMPNPKDITNYKELVDLVADKIAKSDFDTVTKKMQTSIDQNTEEIGFRAKATEVYSKTDADKKFAYVLEMEAAFSLTNQNINSRVKKGDVISQINQSAEEILIQGSRINLIGYVTAEHIKGKVLEGVTLKTSGNRFVEINKQNMKIFDADKPRGYIGFMETNDGSIQPSLVLGSDNIKYRGTGSFYIYQVMPRINGVDQPSKAYAKFGISKGENAEGTNIWSNYIQMHNDGGHLSVYSDGQFRFQNLNNIIFESEGWAPGYGYFSVTTTEPHIFTNNAGQFTFKRKGSDYKIHFVNGATDHDLIMGNAMIRSSFVQGYNNGLQIKDMMGQGWKDIELRTLRAQENISATGQMWAKAFNPTSARNMKENIKDIPFSALEKIMNLAIKQYNFKDDMYDLYQMRVNKPEEQTEPYTTKEIETYFGMIADDTDAIFTDKEKRAINLYNTVSILIAAFQQQYHEFNEELTTVTGENKQLKKQVATLTSDVSTLKELVQKLIDEKPEQP